Proteins from a single region of Felis catus isolate Fca126 chromosome B4, F.catus_Fca126_mat1.0, whole genome shotgun sequence:
- the RASSF9 gene encoding ras association domain-containing protein 9 has product MAPFGRNLLKTRHKNRSPTKDMDSEEKEIVVWVCQEEKIVCGLTKRTTSADVIQALLEEHETTFGEKRFLLGKPSDYCIIEKWRGSERALPPLTRILKLWKAWGEEQPNMQFVLVKADAFLPVPLWRTAEAKLVQNTEKVWELSPANYMKTLPPDKQKRIVRKTFRKLAKIKQDTVSHDRDSMETLVHLIISQDHTIHQQVKRMKELDLEIEKCEAKFHLDRVENDGENYVQDAYLMPSFSEVKQKLDLHSDENQIPDDLTESDGIVHLEEQLAYYRMLIDRLSAEIEKEVKSVCTEINEDAEGAAASELESSNLENVKCDLEKSMKAGLKIHSHLSGIQKEIKYTDSLLQMKAKEYEFLAKEFSSLHLNNKDGCQLKENRGKESEVPNSGGDGPSLTPRALNLYTNDTDSDTGISSNHSQDSETAVGDVLLLST; this is encoded by the exons ATGGCTCCCTTTGGAAGAAATTTGCTGAAGACTCGGCATAAAAACAG atcTCCCACTAAAGACATGgattcagaagagaaggaaattgtGGTTTGGGTTTGCCAAGAAGAGAAGATTGTCTGTGGGCTAACTAAACGCACCACCTCTGCTGATGTCATCCAGGCTTTGCTTGAGGAACATGAGACTACATTTGGAGAGAAACGATTTCTGCTGGGGAAGCCCAGTGATTACTGCATCATAGAAAAGTGGAGAGGCTCAGAACGGGCTCTTCCTCCACTCACTAGAATCCTGAAGCTTTGGAAAGCTTGGGGAGAGGAGCAGCCCAATATGCAATTTGTTTTGGTTAAAGCAGATGCTTTCCTTCCAGTTCCACTGTGGCGAACAGCAGAAGCCAAATTAGtgcaaaacacagaaaaagtgtGGGAACTCAGTCCAGCAAATTACATGAAGACGTTACCACCAGATAAACAAAAGAGAATAGTCAGAAAAACTTTCCGGAAACTGGCTAAAATTAAGCAGGACACTGTGTCCCATGATCGAGATAGTATGGAGACATTAGTTCATCTGATTATTTCCCAGGACCATACTATTCATCAGCAAGTCAAGAGAATGAAAGAGCTGGATCTGGAAATTGAAAAGTGTGAAGCGAAGTTCCATCTCGATAGGGTagaaaatgatggagaaaatTATGTCCAGGATGCATATTTAATGCCCAGTTTCAGCGAAGTCAAGCAAAAACTGGACTTGCATTCGGATGAAAACCAGATTCCGGACGACCTGACCGAAAGCGATGGAATTGTACACCTGGAGGAGCAATTAGCATATTACAGAATGCTCATTGATAGGCTTTCCgctgaaatagagaaagaggTAAAAAGTGTTTGCACAGAGATAAATGAAGATGCAGAAGGGGCAGCTGCGAGTGAACTTGAAAGCTctaatttagaaaatgttaagtgTGATTTGGAGAAAAGCATGAAAGCCGGTTTGAAAATCCACTCTCACTTGAGTGGCATCCAGAAGGAGATTAAATACACTGACTCATTGCTTCAGATGAAAGCAAAAGAATATGAATTCCTGGCCAAGGAGTTCAGTTCACTTCATCTTAACAACAAAGATGGATGCCAACTGAAGGAAAACAGAGGGAAGGAATCTGAGGTCCCCAACAGCGGTGGGGACGGTCCTTCCCTTACTCCGAGAGCACTTAACTTGTATACAAATGACACAGACTCAGACACTGGTATCAGCTCTAACCATAGTCAGGACTCAGAAACAGCTGTAGGAGACGTGCTGCTTCTGTCAACGTAA